ATGAGAGTTAGACAGCTGTTCCTTGCAGAAAAGCAGCTCAACACCTAAGGCCAGGTGCTAGGAGCTGACCTTTACCTGGCTTGTAGGTTTTGAGAGGCTTCTGCGTCAGGCTGTTGATGATATTTGTCACCACGATGTTGGCGTGGAGCCCAGCATGGTAGGCCATCTTGGGCTCTTTGAGATCTGCGCAGTCCCCGATGGCATAGATGTTCTCACAGCCTTCtagctggaggtgctggttaACTTTCAAAGCACCGTTACTTGCCATTTTGTCACCTGTTTTGCGAAACAGCAGGTTTTTAGAAGCAGCTTTGTGTTGCTTGTTATGGCCTGAGATCCCAAAGTGCCGCTGATGTAGTTGACACAAAGTGAGGGGTTGTTTTTCACCCTCTTTTCTATATGTCAGGGAAGAGATGCTTTTTGCCTTGCTGTAGTTAATCATTGCAGTCTTGTGCAAGGTATCATCCTTTGATATTTCAGTAGAATCACCCCCACACATTGTACACAGTCCACTCCCCACCTCACACCCCTCAGGCACCAAACACTGAAGAACTGTGTTGCTTCTCCCCACCGcgtagtttgggttttttcacttaCCAAATGCAGCAGCATATGCAGAAGAGTTAATCTTTATTCCCGTGCATGGCACCACCATGTCAACAACCACCTCTGTGCCCTTCTCTGTCCTTACTACCATGTCTTTCTGGAACTGGTTTGGCCTGAGGTTTTCCATGTTGCTGACCTTTTCACCTGTTGCAACAGAGAGCCCTGGGTCACAGACCTTTGCTAGACTGTGGTTTCCAGCTAACCCAGAGAAAGAGGAATTCAGTGGAGCCATGTGTAACcaaaaagtcagaaaaaggACATCAGGAGATGCTTTGGCTAAAGGAAGAGTGACTCGTAGTTGTTCAGAGGCATTTCAGAGGCATTGTTAAGGACATACTTAACAGAAGCTGGACTCCTTTGCTGAGGAGAATCTCTTTCACCTTCTGACGGACACTGGCTAGCAGCTCCACATCAGCCAGATCAGCTTTTGAGTGAATGAGGATGACCTGTTGGGGACAAAACAGCAAATGGGGACACAGGAACAGAACAGGACTCAGTGTGTGCAAGGTGGGAGTAGCTATGGCTGGCCTCCATCCACCCTGATTGATGCCTGCAAGAACAAGCCAGGAAGAGGCACCTAGTGCCACAGTCCTTGCTGGTGGCTGGCTACGGGCTCAGCAACCAGATGTGCAGTCATCTCGGGtacctccagcagcaccatcacAGAACAATCTTGAAAACCAGGATGAAGTTAATTGTGATGAAGATGCTCCTACCTCTTTGTCTGGGTACTCGGTTTTGATCTCGGCAGCCATCTccactccagcagcaccacctcCCACTACCAGGATGCGCTGAGATTTCTCAGTCTTCAAGAGAAAATGTGTGTTAGAAGAGAACTGCAAAGGGCAGGAAGCCAGATACCTTCAGTCATTCCATGGACATTCTGGTACACAGCACAGGCCCAACAGCAATAAACCTCTTGGGTCATTAAGAGGCAACAAGAAAGGAGTTGCTCTGTGCACTCTTCCTGCCTACTCTGTAACACTGTTGAGCATTTCAGGTTTCCCCTTGTGCTAGAGAAGCCATGATGAGCTCCTTGTCCTGGCTGCTCCATGTGCCTTTCTCTAAGACACAGCTGGCTCCAAATAGCCACAGTATCTGGACAGGGAGGCTGAACAAAGGCAGGCAACACTTCCTAAGAGTTGATTCCTCACCTCTTTAACCAGGTCTTCATAGGTCTGGATGGCACTTTCCATGTCAATCACTTGGTTGAACTTCCCAGGGAATGGCCCATCACTGCCTGTTGCAAGAATGAGATGGGAGTAGTATATCTCCTGTAAGGGCAGAAGGTAGAGTGGGATATTAGATCTCTTGAAAACAGAGCCTAGAATGAAGTGGTTGCTTCCTAGAcattccctccatcccttgctCCTAACCAGGAAATTACTTGACACTGTCAGGAAGTGACTTCAGAAGAGACCCATTCCAGGTCACACCAAGTAACTGTTCCTCAAGGTCTGAGCTAAGCACCATTCAGGAAAGCTGAGAGCTTTAATGAAATTACCCTAAATTTACAGGGAATAACCTGATATTTATGCTGGACACTCACAGCTGGTTCCAGAGACTAACTTCTCTCCTTCACTCTCTCCCGAACAGAGGTGAGATCCTCTGGCTGCAAAGAGTGATTGATGCTGCTACTCTTGGCTCTTCCTGCAGTTAAATAAGGATCTGAGCCCCAGGTTTAATTGTTGAGCTCCAAATCCAGCTCTAAGAATAAAAGCTCAGCTGAGCAGGAGATGGGGTTGGATATTTACTGCACAcccacatcccagcacagcacaaggcCACTTAGCTTGGGTGGAAGGGATGGAGCCATGCCAAGTTCTTCAGGAGGATGGAACACACCCTGCTGAAGGCTGGCTCGCCGCACTAGCAGGTGATCCCATAAGGCAGCCAGGTCATTGCAACACTCACCTCACCATCACTAAGCACAACTTGTTGCCTCCCAGGGTCTATGCCCACAACCTTGCCTTGTCGGAAGCTGTCCCCAAAGGTGACCGAGTAGGAGATGAAAGTGTTCTTGGCAAAtcctgtggggagaggagacAATGGGAGAGCTCTCCTCTGGAGGCTAACAATCTACTCTGTTCTCCCCTCATGCTGTCCTTGCTCAGACTAAAGCATGGTATGGATCTGGGATTGTGGGCTGGGCTTTTGCTGGGTGTTATCTCTGCCCAGCAAGGAGCTTCAGAACCATTGCCCCAGATCACAGGACATGATTGCTTTGTTTCTGCTCCTCATATCTCCTGTACTGGTTTACCAGTAACTCTTTCTGTAGTCCTGGCAATTTCAGGCTGGGTGtcagaggcttttttttcatgttatcTGCCTCCCAGACCAAACTTTTGCTATCCTTTTGATGCTTATTCCCAGCCTCGAAGTGATATTTTACCCCTGAATTCACCAGTGACTGGACTAATGGAGTTGGCCCAGCTTCCAAGTAAGGGCCCAGAGAAGCCTGAGCAGCTCTCTGATAGGGTTTTCTCATCCAGAGCCTCAATGCTCAGCTGCTCCACATTTCAAAGGCACAGAAAGTGATTGACTCACCCAGCTACTGTTGCTTTTAGCTTAGTCACCTTCTAAACtcttgtaataaaaaaaaaaaaaataaaaaaaataaattaaaaaaaaaaaaaaaaaaaaagtcggGGTGCGGGGGAAGATGGTCTGAGCAGTTTTTGCTCAGTTTTCCCAGCAGATGTGCAATTAGCTTAACCACAGACGGGGCTGTGGGTCCTCCTGATGCCaagaatttgttttccagatggAAAACATCAAGTTTTTTCACCATCGCAGGGCGGAGGAGGCACTGCGGGCACCCCCTTGCCGCTCCCCGCGTCCCTCCGTAGGCCCCGGTGGGACAGGGGATCTGCCGCAGCTCTTACCGCTCTGCACGGCGGCCCGGAGGGCGGCCACGTTGTGATGGAAAGCATCTCTCATGTCCACCAGGACGAAGGGCACGGCCCAGGACTTGAGCAGGCTGGCGGCCGCTATACCTCCGAAGCCGCCCCCGACCACCACGACCCTCACGGAGTCGTCCACGGACAGGCGGGAGCCCATGGTCGGCGAGGCAGCGGCGggctcccggcggggcgggcacGGCCCTCTCGGGCGGAGCCGTGGGCGGGACCGGGCTCCTGGGCGCTGGGCCCGGAGCGTGCGGAGCCCCGGAGCCCGCGGAGCCCCGGAGCCCGCGGAGCCCCGGAGCCCGCGGAGCCCCGGAGCCCGCGGAGCCCCGGAGCCCGCGGAgccccggagcggccccggagCGTGCGGAGCCCCGGAGCCcgcggagcccggagcccgcgGAGCCCCGAGCGTGCGGAGCCCGGAGCGtgcggagcccgg
This is a stretch of genomic DNA from Sylvia atricapilla isolate bSylAtr1 chromosome 8, bSylAtr1.pri, whole genome shotgun sequence. It encodes these proteins:
- the AIFM2 gene encoding ferroptosis suppressor protein 1, with the protein product MGSRLSVDDSVRVVVVGGGFGGIAAASLLKSWAVPFVLVDMRDAFHHNVAALRAAVQSGFAKNTFISYSVTFGDSFRQGKVVGIDPGRQQVVLSDGEEIYYSHLILATGSDGPFPGKFNQVIDMESAIQTYEDLVKETEKSQRILVVGGGAAGVEMAAEIKTEYPDKEVILIHSKADLADVELLASVRQKVKEILLSKGVQLLLSEKVSNMENLRPNQFQKDMVVRTEKGTEVVVDMVVPCTGIKINSSAYAAAFGDKMASNGALKVNQHLQLEGCENIYAIGDCADLKEPKMAYHAGLHANIVVTNIINSLTQKPLKTYKPGSLTFLLSMGRNDGVGQVNGYYVGRLLVTIAKSRDLFVSKSWKMMGQTMPS